A part of Vulcanisaeta moutnovskia 768-28 genomic DNA contains:
- a CDS encoding ATP-binding cassette domain-containing protein, with amino-acid sequence MQIIEVHDLVKIYSNNVKALDGVSLDVNYGEIFAVLGPNDAGKTTLMRI; translated from the coding sequence ATGCAGATCATTGAGGTACACGATTTAGTTAAGATTTATAGTAATAATGTAAAAGCTCTTGATGGGGTTTCATTAGATGTGAATTATGGCGAGATCTTCGCAGTACTTGGTCCTAATGATGCTGGTAAGACAACATTAATGAGGATATAA